The Propionibacterium freudenreichii subsp. freudenreichii genome contains a region encoding:
- a CDS encoding S-layer homology domain-containing protein, whose amino-acid sequence MRRFFSAAIAILLAATLTPALNAPMASAADQASATSFVDVPATNQFFTEITWLADRGVTTGYPDGSFQPLRPVARDAMAAFLYRYAGSPEVADQAASPFVDISSSTQFYKEMSWLAQKGISTGWETGNGCRVFKPMEPVKRDAMDAFMYRLTEGGGTPITGGGCNANPNPNPNPGEGTVQTGVHFGSFCAPEGATGTTVQGITATCKKYPGEPRARWRR is encoded by the coding sequence ATGCGTCGATTCTTCAGCGCTGCCATCGCAATCCTGCTGGCAGCCACCCTCACACCAGCCCTCAACGCGCCCATGGCGAGTGCTGCGGACCAGGCGTCCGCGACCTCCTTTGTCGACGTGCCCGCCACCAACCAGTTCTTCACCGAGATCACCTGGTTGGCCGACCGCGGGGTGACCACCGGTTACCCGGACGGCAGCTTCCAGCCGCTGCGTCCGGTGGCCCGCGATGCGATGGCCGCCTTCCTCTACCGCTATGCGGGAAGCCCCGAGGTCGCCGACCAGGCCGCCTCGCCGTTCGTCGACATCTCGTCGTCCACCCAGTTCTACAAGGAGATGTCCTGGCTGGCCCAGAAGGGGATCTCCACCGGCTGGGAGACCGGCAACGGCTGCCGCGTCTTCAAGCCCATGGAGCCCGTAAAGCGTGACGCGATGGACGCGTTCATGTACCGCCTCACCGAGGGTGGCGGCACGCCGATCACCGGCGGCGGTTGCAATGCCAACCCGAACCCGAATCCCAACCCCGGTGAGGGGACCGTGCAGACCGGAGTCCACTTCGGCTCGTTCTGCGCACCCGAGGGGGCGACCGGCACCACCGTGCAGGGCATCACCGCGACCTGCAAGAAGTACCCCGGCGAGCCCCGCGCTCGCTGGCGTCGCTGA
- a CDS encoding zinc ribbon domain-containing protein: protein MRADPSAQRRLLDLAHIDTELVQLRHAGEHLPENQQLSALQTKRLALSERITEAETRRGDAQAEVDRVEKDLNPAKERLERNEKRVHSGEINSERALKGITDEIEHLKGRVSDLEDIELEAMDRVDAAAREHGEFTAQRTEIENQMRALLTQRDDAKAGLQTKRDQLQRERGEITDVLPEDLVKLYDHVAEHTGNTGAAELRAKRCGGCGLEIDSAELHRIAAEGVDVVLRCDECGRILVRTSQSGV, encoded by the coding sequence ATGCGAGCTGACCCTTCCGCCCAGCGCCGACTGCTTGATCTGGCACATATCGATACCGAATTGGTGCAGCTGCGTCATGCCGGTGAGCATCTGCCCGAGAACCAGCAGCTGTCGGCCCTGCAGACCAAGAGGCTGGCCCTCTCGGAACGCATCACCGAGGCGGAGACACGTCGTGGCGACGCCCAGGCCGAGGTGGACCGGGTGGAGAAGGACCTGAATCCCGCCAAGGAACGCCTCGAGCGCAATGAGAAGCGCGTGCATTCCGGTGAGATCAACAGCGAGCGCGCGCTGAAGGGCATCACCGACGAGATCGAACACCTCAAGGGACGCGTCTCCGACCTCGAGGACATCGAGCTCGAGGCCATGGACCGGGTGGACGCCGCCGCCCGCGAGCATGGCGAGTTCACCGCCCAGCGCACCGAGATCGAGAACCAGATGCGCGCCCTGCTCACCCAGCGGGATGACGCGAAGGCCGGCCTGCAGACCAAGCGCGACCAGCTGCAGCGCGAACGTGGCGAGATCACCGATGTGTTACCCGAAGACCTGGTGAAGCTCTACGACCACGTGGCCGAGCACACCGGCAACACCGGTGCCGCCGAGCTGCGCGCCAAGCGCTGTGGTGGCTGCGGCCTGGAGATCGATTCGGCCGAGCTGCACCGCATCGCCGCCGAGGGGGTCGATGTGGTGCTGCGCTGCGATGAGTGCGGACGCATCCTGGTCCGTACCTCCCAGTCGGGGGTCTGA
- a CDS encoding aminopeptidase P family protein: protein MSDKQPKIPEGRTPFSSAFKQFICEDWAPYSDQLPLPLDSVASSSRHRADIAQQFPGERLVVPAGSYKQRNNDCDYPFRPHSAFTHLTGLGTDREPDAVLLIEPDGEARLYFHPRAPRTDPEFYASARYGEMWVGQRDSLAEMSARCGIPTVDIRGLGDALSAGHAPLRVVREADPAVTETVDDTRGAIQLDRDDELATALSELRLVKDDWELDQLREACRVSALAFEDVVANFNKAVEYGHGERWIEGIFGLHARHEGNAVGYDTIAAAGDHANTLHWIKNDGPLREGDLVLMDAGIEIDSLYTADITRTMPVGGTFTTPQRQVYDAVRASQQAGMDAARAGAKFADVHNAAVRVLAQTFADWGILPVSPDEALSPEGGQWRRWMVHGTSHHLGLDVHDCAQARVENYRKGTLRAGMVITVEPGIYFKSTDLKVPPELRGIGVRIEDDIVITPNGCDILSSHLPRESRAVEDWMASVVRK from the coding sequence ATGAGCGACAAGCAACCGAAGATCCCCGAGGGACGCACGCCCTTCTCGAGTGCGTTCAAGCAATTCATCTGCGAGGACTGGGCGCCCTACAGCGACCAGCTTCCGTTGCCACTGGACTCGGTGGCGAGCTCCAGCAGGCACCGTGCCGACATCGCCCAGCAGTTCCCCGGCGAGCGCCTGGTGGTGCCGGCCGGCAGCTACAAGCAGCGCAACAACGACTGCGACTACCCCTTCCGCCCCCATTCGGCCTTCACCCACCTCACCGGCCTGGGCACTGACCGCGAGCCGGACGCGGTGCTGTTGATCGAGCCCGACGGCGAGGCGAGGCTGTACTTCCATCCCCGCGCCCCGCGCACCGATCCCGAGTTCTATGCCTCGGCACGCTATGGCGAGATGTGGGTGGGCCAGCGCGATTCCCTGGCGGAGATGTCCGCACGGTGCGGGATCCCGACGGTGGACATCCGCGGCCTCGGCGACGCCCTGTCCGCCGGGCATGCGCCACTGCGGGTGGTGCGTGAGGCCGACCCCGCCGTCACCGAGACGGTGGATGACACCCGTGGCGCGATCCAGCTCGACCGCGATGACGAGCTGGCCACCGCACTGAGCGAACTGCGCCTGGTCAAGGACGATTGGGAGCTCGACCAGCTGCGCGAGGCCTGCCGGGTGAGTGCCCTGGCGTTCGAGGACGTGGTGGCGAACTTCAACAAGGCCGTCGAATACGGTCACGGCGAGCGGTGGATCGAGGGCATCTTCGGCCTGCACGCCCGCCACGAGGGCAACGCCGTCGGCTACGACACGATTGCCGCCGCCGGCGATCACGCCAACACGCTGCACTGGATCAAGAACGACGGCCCACTGCGCGAGGGCGACCTCGTGCTGATGGACGCCGGCATCGAGATCGACTCGCTCTACACCGCCGACATCACCCGCACCATGCCGGTGGGCGGCACCTTCACCACCCCGCAGCGTCAGGTCTATGACGCGGTGCGGGCGTCGCAGCAGGCCGGCATGGATGCTGCCCGGGCCGGCGCCAAGTTCGCCGACGTGCACAATGCGGCCGTGCGCGTGCTGGCGCAGACCTTTGCCGACTGGGGCATCCTGCCGGTCAGCCCCGACGAGGCGCTGTCACCCGAGGGTGGCCAGTGGCGCCGCTGGATGGTGCATGGCACCAGCCACCACCTGGGCCTGGACGTGCATGACTGCGCCCAGGCGCGCGTCGAGAACTACCGCAAGGGCACATTGCGGGCCGGCATGGTGATCACCGTGGAGCCCGGCATCTACTTCAAGTCGACCGACCTGAAGGTGCCCCCGGAGTTGCGCGGCATCGGCGTGCGCATCGAGGACGACATCGTCATCACCCCGAACGGCTGCGACATCCTGTCGTCGCACCTGCCCCGCGAGAGCCGGGCCGTGGAGGACTGGATGGCCTCGGTCGTCCGCAAGTAG